A stretch of Prunus dulcis chromosome 6, ALMONDv2, whole genome shotgun sequence DNA encodes these proteins:
- the LOC117631568 gene encoding uncharacterized protein LOC117631568, whose product MVKGGKVSSKRKFTSRIQSKYKDSDDSDEDYVISDEENEVSDDLEEDYCSSVNGDASEESFGSFVEEEEDEEEEEVKKVRKNSRPRAKKGSDGFIVDEEEEEDEEEMNHVRKADRSNVQNGFSGRQKNGVKPSRKRRKVAYQEAEDQDYDDEDDDDDEEFTPDEDDFSEVEEKLVVKKKKTNVKVGKQRLKKKGPLRGEKSRKSVASKKPLRKRGRKGQAARRKVRCDDDIENDGDFMDINLPVREKNEKKRVRKRRRYVAPSDSDLVSSGSSDYDYTISEEEREQVREAKELCESLKTNFRSSSVSTNIPEDRLEQQPRKPPRRKGKEKIEQVKVEVGKQVCGICLSEEDKRRVRGTLDCCTHYFCFVCIMEWGKVESRCPLCKQRFKTISKPARSTTGIDLREVVIQVPERDQVYQPTEEELRSYLDPYENVICTECHEGGEDGLMLLCDVCDSPAHTYCVGLGREVPEGNWYCEGCRPVAMGSSSSQAQGRLSDQRTTNNILSNRQAPVINFDEGLEIDLNLISSPRSHFTQAFGNPLSPRVPVGGFQAASPVSGGGAPTLSGRRLIQRHIQQLLYANRTSYMARTERNSSDNLSNDFLNSQAAQGRETTVQHTRTDEMEASYHTFFEERLQENPLAQVQDNDFLSSTSSHHRRQAIQDPTAPSAGRSLNGALWPELTGMNSISGYGQFHHINSISNIRSDGGVPPTPNTAIEQSDFHRAKEQLKVMVKGHLDNLSRDINLDKGTFKEIARRSTHTILAVCGREHRSNEVVAVSPPSTCSHVELTVGGKTSLIRGCCSSCFESFVGEVVKRILDTKLQQWLRLGL is encoded by the exons ATGGTAAAGGGAGGGAAGGTTAGTTCCAAGCGAAAATTTACTTCAAGAATTCAGTCAAAGTATAAGGATTCGGATGATTCGGATGAGGATTATGTCATTtcagatgaagaaaatgaagtttcTGACGATTTGGAGGAGGATTATTGTTCTTCTGTGAATGGAGATGCATCAGAAGAGAGCTTTGGGAGTTTTgttgaggaggaggaagatgaagaggaggaggaagtgAAAAAGGTGAGAAAGAACAGTAGACCAAGAGCAAAAAAGGGTTCAGATGGTTTTATTgtggatgaggaggaggaagaagacgaagagGAAATGAATCATGTTAGGAAGGCAGACAGATCAAACGTTCAAAATGGTTTTTCTGGGCGGCAGAAAAATGGGGTTAAACCATCACGAAAGAGGAGAAAGGTTGCATATCAAGAAGCGGAGGATCAAGattatgatgatgaagatgatgatgacgatgagGAGTTTACACCAGATGAAGATGATTTTTCAGAGGTGGAAGAAAAACTGGtggtgaaaaagaagaaaactaatGTGAAAGTGGGCAAGCAGCGTTTGAAGAAAAAGGGTCCTCTAAGAGGTGAAAAAAGTAGAAAATCTGTGGCCTCAAAGAAGCCTTTGAGAAAGAGAGGTAGAAAAGGTCAGGCTGCGAGGAGGAAGGTGAGAtgtgatgatgatattgaaaatgatggtgatTTTATGGACATTAACCTGCCTGTGAGAgaaaagaatgagaagaaaaggGTTAGGAAAAGGAGGAGATATGTTGCACCGTCAGATTCAGATTTGGTGTCTTCTGGATCATCTGATTATGACTACACCATCtccgaggaagagagagagcaagtGAGGGAAGCCAAGGAGTTGTGTGAAAGCTTGAAAACTAATTTTCGAAGTTCATCCGTGTCTACTAACATTCCGGAGGATAGGCTTGAACAGCAGCCAAGAAAGCCTCCTAGAAGGAAGGGCAAGGAGAAGATTGAGCAAGTGAAGGTGGAGGTGGGAAAGCAGGTCTGTGGAATTTGTCTATCAGAGGAAGATAAAAGAAGAGTGAGGGGAACACTAGACTGTTGCactcattatttttgttttgtttgcatcaTGGAATGGGGAAAAGTGGAAAGTCGTTGCCCATTGTGCAAGCAGAGGTTTAAGACAATCAGTAAGCCTGCAAGATCTACAACAGGAATTGATTTGAGAGAAGTGGTGATACAGGTCCCTGAGCGTGATCAG GTCTATCAACCGACAGAAGAAGAACTCAGGAGTTATCTTGACCCTTATGAGAATGTGATATGTACGGAATGCCACGAAGGTGGGGAAGATGGCCTCATGTTACTGTGTGATGTATGCGATTCACCTGCTCACACCTATTGTGTTGGTCTTGGGCGGGAAGTACCCGAAGGTAATTGGTACTGTGAGGGTTGTAGACCTGTTGCTATGGGATCCTCAAGTTCACAGGCTCAGGGTCGGTTGTCTGATCAGAGAACTACAAACAACATTTTGTCTAATAGACAGGCACCCGTTATAAATTTTGATGAAGGCTTAGAGATAGATCTTAATTTGATTTCCTCACCTCGTTCACATTTTACTCAAGCATTTGGGAATCCATTATCCCCTAGAGTTCCTGTTGGAGGTTTTCAAGCAGCCTCCCCGGTATCTGGGGGTGGGGCACCAACTTTATCAGGGAGACGCCTAATACAGCGTCATATTCAACAACTCCTTTATGCTAATAGAACGAGTTACATGGCCAGAACTGAGAGGAACTCGTCTGATAATTTGAGTAATGATTTCTTAAATTCTCAAGCTGCTCAGGGAAGGGAAACAACAGTACAACATACAAGGACAGACGAAATGGAGGCATCTTACCATACGTTCTTTGAGGAGAGATTACAAGAAAACCCTTTAGCACAAGTACAAGATAATGATTTCCTTTCATCAACATCAAGCCATCACAGAAGGCAAGCAATCCAGGATCCAACTGCACCATCTGCTGGTAGATCTCTCAATGGAGCATTATGGCCTGAACTTACAGGGATGAATTCAATATCAGGTTATGGGCAGTTCCATCACATCAACAGTATATCAAATATTAGATCTGATGGTGGCGTGCCCCCTACCCCTAATACAGCTATAGAACAGAGTGATTTTCACAGAGCAAAGGAACAGCTGAAAGTGATGGTCAAAGGCCACTTGGATAACTTGTCCCGAGATATTAATTTAG ACAAAGGTACTTTTAAGGAAATTGCGAGGAGATCAACGCACACCATCTTAGCTGTATGTGGACGTGAGCACAGAAGCAATGAGGTAGTTGCTGTGTCTCCTCCATCAACCTGCTCCCACGTTGAATTAACGGTGGGCGGAAAGACAAGTCTGATAAGAGGTTGCTGTTCATCTTGTTTTGAATCTTTTGTAGGGGAAGTCGTAAAGAGGATCCTGGATACGAAACTACAGCAGTGGTTGAGATTAGGTCTGTAG
- the LOC117632157 gene encoding protein DEHYDRATION-INDUCED 19 homolog 3-like — translation MDGDSWSARLSTASRRYQNALQSRSDMFMGFEEFDGDDDIREEFPCPFCSEYFDIVGLCCHIDEEHPVEAKNGVCPVCAMRVGVDMVAHITLQHGSMFKMQRKRKTRNGGAHSTLSLLRKELREGNLQSLFGGSSCILSSSNAAPDPLLSSFILPMADDFVSVQPHFSIETSSAKKSIDERLSERNVPSPPLSIKDKEEKTKRCAFVQGMLLSTILDDGL, via the exons ATGGACGGTGATTCCTGGAGCGCTCGTCTTTCCACTGCCTCTAGGCGTTATCAAAACGCTCTTCAATCTCGATCTG ATATGTTCATGGGGTTTGAAGAATTTGATGGGGATGATGATATAAGGGAGGAGTTTCCATGCCCGTTCTGCTCCGAGTATTTTGATATTGTAGGATTGTGCTGCCACATTGATGAAGAACACCCAGTGGAGGCCAAGAATGGG GTGTGCCCAGTTTGTGCAATGAGGGTGGGAGTTGATATGGTTGCGCACATTACGCTACAACATGGAAGCATGTTCAAa ATGCAGCGCAAGAGGAAGACCCGAAATGGTGGAGCTCATTCAACTCTATCTTTGTTGAGGAAAGAGCTGCGGGAAGGCAATTTGCAATCTCTTTTCGGGGGATCTTCCTGTATACTTTCCTCATCCAATGCAGCGCCTGATCCATTGTTGTCATCATTTATTTTGCCTATGGCGGATGATTTCGTCAGTGTTCAGCCTCACTTCTCAATTGAAACGAGCTCAGCCAAGAAAAGCATAGATGAGAGATTGTCAGAACG AAATGTGCCGTCACCTCCTTTGTCGATCAAAGATAAGGAAGAGAAGACAAAAAGATGTGCGTTTGTTCAGGGGATGTTGTTGTCCACCATTCTTGATGATGGTTTATGA
- the LOC117632535 gene encoding probable protein phosphatase 2C 5 isoform X1 — protein sequence MSQTEVSGMKATLVPLATLIGRELRSEKVEKPYLKYGQAAVAKKGEDCFLIKTDCQRTHSNPSTSFSVFAIFDGHNGISAAIFAKENLLANVLSAIPQGISRDEWLHALPRALVAGFVKTDIEFQQKGETSGTTVTFVVIDGWTVTVASVGDSRCILDTQGGVVSLLTVDHRLEENEEERARVTASGGEVGRLNVFGGSEVGPLRCWPGGLCLSRSIGDTDVGEFIVPIPHVKQVKLSNAGGRLIIASDGIWDALSSDLAAKSCRGLPAELAAKLVVKEALRSRGLKDDTTCLVVDIIPSDHPVLPPTPMKKQNILASLIFGKKTRNSVNKRNKLSSVGVVEELFEEGSAMLAERLGKDSTLDANSGLFRCAVCQVDQPPVEGLSVNSGPFFSPASKPWEGLFLCAKCRNKKDAMEGKRLSTPTVVL from the exons ATGAGCCAGACTGAAGTATCGGGAATGAAAGCTACTCTTGTTCCACTTGCGACTCTGATTGGTCGTGAGCTTAGGAGTGAGAAGGTTGAGAAACCTTATTTGAAGTATGGGCAGGCTGCTGTGGCAAAGAAAGGAGAGGATTGctttcttataaaaacagaCTGCCAGAGGACTCATTCGAATCCGTCAACATCATTCTCTGTCTTCGCG ATATTTGACGGGCATAATGGTATATCAGCTGCTATTTTTGCAAAGGAGAATTTATTGGCTAATGTTTTGAGTGCCATTCCTCAAGGAATCAGTAGGGATGAATGGCTTCATGCCCTTCCTCGGGCGCTGGTTGCAGGTTTTGTGAAAACTGATATAGAATTTCAGCAGAAAG GGGAAACTTCTGGTACAACTGTGACATTTGTTGTGATTGACGGTTGGACTGTGACTGTCGCATCTGTTGGAGATTCTAGATGCATATTGGACACCCAGGGTGGCGTTGTTTCACTCTTGACTGTTGATCACAGGctggaagaaaatgaagaagagagGGCGCGTGTCACTGCCAGTGGTGGTGAAGTAGGGAGGCTCAATGTTTTCGGGGGCAGTGAG GTTGGTCCCCTCCGCTGCTGGCCTGGTGGATTATGCCTTTCTAGGTCAATTGGTGACACAGATGTGGGAGAATTCATTGTTCCAATACCCCATGTCAAGCAAGTGAAG CTTTCAAATGCTGGTGGAAGACTTATAATAGCTTCTGATGGCATCTGGGATGCTTTGTCTTCTGATTTGGCTGCCAAGTCTTGTCGGGGATTGCCTGCAGAGCTTGCTGCAAAGCTGGTCGTTAAG GAGGCTCTGAGGTCAAGGGGTCTCAAGGATGATACAACCTGCCTAGTTGTTGACATAATCCCTTCAGACCACCCTGTCTTGCCTCCAACGCCaatgaagaaacaaaacatCCTTGCTTCGCTTATCTTTGGGAAGAAAACTCGGAATTCTGTGAACAAAAGAAATAAGCTTTCTTCTGTTGGAGTTGTGGAGGAGTTGTTTGAAGAAGGTTCAGCAATGCTCGCTGAAAG GTTGGGTAAGGATTCTACTCTGGATGCAAATTCTGGTCTTTTCCGATGTGCAGTCTGCCAAGTGGATCAGCCTCCAGTAGAAGGTTTATCAGTAAATTCTGGGCCTTTTTTCTCTCCAGCATCAAAGCCATGGGAAGGTCTCTTTCTTTGTGCCAAGTGTCGGAACAAGAAAGACGCCATGGAAGGAAAAAGACTGAGCACGCCCACAGTGGTCTTGTAG
- the LOC117631159 gene encoding kinesin-like protein KIN-14I, with protein sequence MATEQVLPFSIVSVVEDVLQQHGSRLSDIDLASRKAEEASLRRYEAARWLRKTVGVVGGKDLPAEPSEEDFRLGLRSGIILCNVLNKVQPGAVPKVVEGPSDSVLIPDGAALSAYQYFENVRNFLVAVEEMGLPTFEASDLEQGGKSARIVNCVLALKSYNDWKQGGGIGSWKFGTNFKSPTSGKYYFRKNSEPFANSVTRTSSLGEKSLDSLSSEDINEASSSHALHMLVREVLFDRRQEEIPLIVESMLSKVMEEFEHRLASQNSLIKTASRDMTLSGPERSLSECSADMKVDDHEEKVAADIKEEEISDHEEGSKTESFKQKMLVDQQQKDIQELKHTLYDTKAGMRFLQMKYQEEFNSLGKHLHGLAHAATGYQKVLEENRKLYNQVQDLKGNIRVYCRVRPFLPGQSNRASTYDHIDDTSIKIITPSKYGKEGRKSFSFNKVFGPFSTQEEVFTDTQPLIRSVLDGYNVCIFAYGQTGSGKTFTMTGPRDITEESQGVNYRALSDLFLLSEQRKDTISYGISVQMLEIYNEQVRDLLSMDATNKRLEIRNSSQNGINVPDANLVPVSSTSDVIYLMNLGHKNRSVSATAMNDRSSRSHSCLTVHVHGKDLTSGSILRGCMHLVDLAGSERVDKSEVTGDRLKEAQHINKSLSALGDVIASLAQKNSHVPYRNSKLTQLLQDSLGGQAKTLMFVHISPELEALGETLSTLKFAERVSTVELGAARVNKDSVDVKELKEQIATLKAALARKEGQGVQLQHSQSLSPERFRVKSAGSSPLHSSQKSTGDWSGGRRQQLEDFGNVEVRKNTASKPKRRSLDLHDMLRSSPPWPPIGSSGLSGKEDDKDSVLSGDWIDKVMVNKQENASGEENLLGIGCWDVDNRQLPEMFGPSSLPDPPKLYMENQNFGKLMANKEESQDYEVQRSRYEAATTDDSDELEAATSDCSEPDMLWQLNPLKATGIPNGLGAKPKKPSPRPVRSPETRSLIPSLIPSPSRKPPNGVSQPLHRTGRQAGPGEGKRRSGNAK encoded by the exons ATGGCAACAGAGCAAGTATTGCCCTTCTCTATAGTTTCTGTGGTTGAAGACGTTCTTCAACAGCATGGGAGTCGTTTGAGCGACATTGACTTGGCTTCCAGGAAGGCTGAGGAAGCTt CCTTGAGAAGGTATGAAGCAGCAAGGTGGCTGAGAAAGACGGTCGGAGTTGTGGGAGGTAAAGATTTGCCAGCTGAGCCTTCTGAAGAAGATTTCAGGCTTGGATTGCGAAGTGGGATAATCCTTTGTAATGTTCTTAACAAGGTTCAACCCGGAGCTGTGCCGAAG GTAGTTGAAGGACCTTCCGACTCCGTTCTTATTCCTGATGGGGCAGCTCTATCGGCGTATCAGTACTTCGAAAATGTCAGAAACTTCCTTGTGGCTGTGGAGGAAATGGGGCTTCCAACCTTTGAAGCCTCTGACTTGGAACAG GGAGGAAAATCTGCAAGGATTGTGAACTGTGTTCTAGCACTGAAATCATATAATGACTGGAAACAAGGAGGTGGAATTGGATCATGGAAATTTGGTACAAATTTCAAATCACCTACCTCTGGAAAATACTATTTCCGAAAAAATTCAGAACCCTTTGCGAATTCCGTTACAAGGACCTCATCACTGGGAGAAAAGTCCCTAGATAGTTTGTCCAGTGAAGATATCAATGAAGCA AGTTCCTCTCATGCCTTACACATGCTAGTCCGTGAAGTGCTTTTCGACAGGAGACAAGAAGAAATTCCACTC ATTGTGGAATCTATGCTGAGTAAAGTCATGGAGGAGTTTGAGCATCGGCTAGCAAGCCAAAATTCACTC ATAAAAACAGCTTCCAGAGATATGACATTGTCTGGCCCTGAAAGATCTCTTTCTGAATGTTCTGCTGACATGAAGGTAGATGACCATGAAGAGAAAGTCGCGGCTGATatcaaagaggaagaaatatCTGACCATGAAGAGGGATCAAAAACTGAGTCTTTTAAGCAGAAAATGCTGGTTGACCAACAGCAGAAAGATATTCAG GAATTGAAACATACTCTATATGATACAAAAGCAGGAATGCGGTTTCTACAGATGAAGTACCAGGAGGAGTTCAACAGCCTAG GTAAGCACCTGCACGGTTTGGCTCATGCAGCAACAGGATACCAGAAGGTTCTTGAAGAAAATCGCAAGTTATACAATCAAGTCCAGGATTTGAAAG GAAATATAAGGGTATACTGCCGAGTGCGGCCCTTCTTGCCTGGGCAATCAAATCGTGCGAGTACTTATGATCACATTGATGACACAAGTATTAAGATTATCACCCCTTCAAAATATGGCAAAGAGGGACGGAAATCTTTCAGTTTCAACAAAGTGTTTGGTCCTTTTTCAACCCAAG AGGAGGTATTTACAGATACGCAGCCTCTGATTCGGTCTGTTCTTGATGGTTACAATGTCTGTATATTTGCTTATGGCCAAACAGGATCAGGAAAAACTTTCACAATG ACTGGACCGAGAGACATTACAGAGGAAAGTCAAGGTGTAAATTATAGAGCACTTAGCGATCTATTTCTTCTATCAGAACAGAGAAAGGACACCATTAGCTATGGAATTTCTGTTCAGATGCTTGAAATTTACAATGAGCAAGTTCGGGATCTCCTGTCGATGGATGCCACCAACAAAAG ATTAGAAATTCGTAACAGTTCTCAAAATGGAATTAATGTACCAGATGCAAACCTTGTTCCTGTATCATCAACATCTGATGTAATATATTTGATGAACCTTGGGCATAAGAATCGTTCGGTGAGTGCCACAGCCATGAATGACAGGAGTAGTCGGTCACACAG CTGCTTGACAGTTCATGTTCACGGGAAGGACCTGACATCTGGAAGTATTCTCCGTGGTTGTATGCATCTAGTTGACTTGGCAGGAAGTGAAAGAGTTGACAAATCTGAGGTGACAGGAGATAGATTAAAGGAGGCACAACATATTAACAAGTCTCTCTCAGCTTTAGGAGATGTCATTGCCTCTCTTGCTCAAAAGAATTCACATGTTCCTTATAGAAATAGTAAACTCACACAACTGCTCCAAGACTCACTTG GAGGGCAAGCGAAGACGCTCATGTTTGTTCACATTAGCCCCGAGCTTGAAGCTCTCGGAGAAACACTTAGTACACTCAAATTTGCGGAACGTGTTTCCACAGTTGAGCTTGGTGCCGCTCGAGTTAACAAAGACAGTGTAGATGTAAAAGAGCTCAAAGAACAG ATTGCTACTCTTAAGGCAGCCTTAGCAAGGAAGGAAGGACAGGGAGTGCAGCTTCAACATTCTCAATCCTTAAGCCCAGAAAGATTTAGAGTCAAGTCTGCTGGGTCTTCCCCTTTGCATTCTAGTCAGAAAAGCACTGGAGATTGGTCTGGTGGTCGCAGGCAACAATTGGAGGATTTTGGAAATGTAGAG GTTCGGAAAAACACTGCATCAAAGCCAAAAAGGCGAAGTTTAGATCTCCACGATATGCTAAGGAGCTCACCTCCCTGGCCACCGATTGGCAGTTCTGGATTGAGTGGAAAGGAGGATGATAAGGACTCGGTACTTTCTGGTGATTGGATTGATAAGGTGATGGTGAACAAGCAGGAAAATGCAAGCGGAGAAGAAAATCTATTAGGAATAGGATGTTGGGATGTGGACAACAGACAGTTGCCAGAGATGTTTGGTCCGAGCAGCCTCCCAGACCCTCCAAAGTTATACATGGAAAACCAAAACTTTGGAAAATTAATGGCAAACAAAGAGGAGAGCCAAGACTATGAAGTACAAAGGAGTCGATATGAGGCAGCCACCACGGATGACTCTGATGAGCTTGAGGCTGCAACTAGTGATTGCTCGGAGCCAGACATGCTTTGGCAACTTAATCCCCTGAAAGCGACCGGCATTCCGAACGGATTGGGAGCAAAACCAAAGAAACCTTCTCCCAGGCCAGTAAGGAGCCCGGAAACTAG GAGTTTAATTCCATCATTGATTCCTTCGCCATCACGGAAGCCACCAAATGGGGTTAGTCAGCCTCTGCATAGAACTGGAAGGCAGGCAGGTCCTGGTGAAGGGAAGCGAAGATCTGGGAATGCTAAGTGA
- the LOC117630592 gene encoding wall-associated receptor kinase-like 20: MVLTFFVLMLMNIIKTGHVSALGSCPKCGNVEVPYPFSTDDTCGDSRYKIYCNNKNNGNGILEFKSAEGFYYKILSIDPSAQRLIISPPDLVQDGDTCQTSDFSLQGLRLDEHLPFNVSTRNTVILLNCSDNLLRSPLNCTSNSLCRVFQDKMLEGKNNACKGGLCCHYLKDSHMTSYVIRVRVGGCTAYTSVVDIRPEDPVEKWSYGIELQWLPPN, translated from the coding sequence ATGGTTTTGACATTTTTTGTGCTCATGCTCATGAATATCATAAAAACTGGTCATGTATCAGCCCTTGGATCTTGCCCAAAATGCGGCAATGTGGAAGTTCCATACCCTTTCAGCACAGATGACACGTGCGGAGACTCAAGGTACAAAATCTACTGCAACAACAAGAACAATGGCAATGGCATTCTTGAGTTCAAGTCAGCTGAAGGGTTTTACTACAAGATCCTAAGCATTGACCCGAGTGCTCAGAGGCTCATCATAAGCCCACCTGATCTGGTACAAGATGGTGACACGTGTCAAACTTCTGATTTCTCTCTTCAAGGCTTGAGGCTTGATGAACACTTGCCCTTCAATGTGTCCACTCGCAACACAGTCATCTTGCTCAATTGCTCTGACAATCTGCTTCGATCTCCTCTCAACTGTACCTCAAATAGCCTCTGTAGGGTTTTTCAGGACAAAATGTTGGAGGGCAAAAACAACGCATGCAAAGGTGGCCTCTGCTGCCATTACTTGAAAGATTCTCATATGACTTCATATGTGATCAGGGTTAGGGTTGGAGGCTGCACTGCTTATACTTCTGTGGTTGATATTCGACCTGAAGATCCTGTTGAGAAATGGAGCTATGGCATTGAGCTGCAATGGCTGCCTCCTAATTAA
- the LOC117632254 gene encoding F-box protein CPR1-like, translating into MADPIFSKLSEELVTHILSRLPPKSLLRFKCIRKSWSVLITTPQFVEMHLSNFSSTRHQISTPSTTILFKHFILTDLNTDQKELLFSMFNLRTDDVDNDDMDGGDDHLRPVFEDLEVSCFRGVDTGGEFYRVGVDISSHCDGIVCLTDFHKKVALCNPAIREFKLLPESDVLLSSPEEVAILGVGLGRDLKHSKNYKVVRLVTYGDKKVDDDRFVVHPPRAEVFTLQGSDSWKEIEIGNIVTKTGFFLPQHAVSVYCKGVVYWPATDKDREYVVSYNYTDDEYDYCEENEGEDEEDNPENNERRAREEEERKERDMKAGILSFDFGEEVFDIIPYPPDVGYYESKIFGVWKESVAIFIYASMPDCFDIWVMDESEEKGSWTKYLTFEPEKPLFPLALWKSEEVVMVARDDVVLIFYNLETRKFKYLPLNGVFFDRTEAVVCASTLVSIQGDKQTQ; encoded by the coding sequence ATGGCAGATCCAATCTTTTCAAAATTGTCAGAAGAGCTGGTGACGCATATCCTGTCAAGGCTGCCTCCCAAATCTCTCCTGCGATTCAAATGCATCCGCAAGTCGTGGTCTGTTTTGATCACTACCCCTCAGTTTGTAGAAATGCACCTCTCCAACTTCAGTTCCACCCGACACCAAATCTCCACCCCCTCCACCACCATCCTTTTCAAGCATTTTATCCTCACAGACCTCAACACAGACCAAAAGGAACTCCTTTTCTCGATGTTTAATCTCCGCACTGATGATGTTGACAATGATGATATGGACGGTGGCGATGATCACCTCCGTCCCGTTTTCGAGGACCTCGAAGTTTCTTGTTTTCGAGGTGTAGACACAGGGGGAGAGTTTTATAGGGTTGGCGTGGACATTTCAAGCCATTGTGATGGGATCGTTTGTCTGACTGATTTCCACAAAAAGGTGGCCTTATGCAACCCGGCCATTAGAGAATTCAAGCTTCTTCCTGAATCAGAcgttcttctttcttcccctGAAGAAGTCGCCATACTTGGGGTAGGGTTGGGGCGTGATCTCAAGCATTCTAAGAATTATAAAGTCGTCCGGCTTGTGACTTATGGAGACAAAAAAGTCGACGACGATCGTTTTGTTGTTCATCCTCCGAGAGCAGAAGTGTTCACCCTGCAGGGTTCAGATTCGTGGAAAGAGATCGAGATCGGGAACATAGTGACGAAAACCGGATTCTTTTTGCCTCAGCATGCTGTGTCTGTGTACTGCAAGGGTGTTGTTTATTGGCCTGCAACAGATAAGGACAGGGAGTACGTCGTCAGCTATAATTATACAGACGATGAGTATGATTACTGCGAGGAAAACGAGGGCGAAGACGAGGAAGACAACCCTGAAAACAACGAGCGGCGGGcgagggaggaggaggagaggaagGAAAGGGACATGAAAGCAGGAATTCTTTCGTTCGACTTTGGTGAAGAGGTGTTTGATATTATACCGTATCCTCCCGATGTAGGGTATTATGAGAGCAAGATTTTTGGGGTGTGGAAGGAAAGCGTtgctatatttatttatgcgTCAATGCCAGATTGCTTTGACATATGGGTGATGGATGAGAGTGAGGAGAAGGGTTCCTGGACAAAATACTTAACCTTTGAGCCGGAAAAGCCATTGTTCCCGTTGGCGTTGTGGAAGAGCGAGGAAGTTGTTATGGTGGCCAGGGATGATGTTGTGCTAATTTTCTACAACCTTGAAACCAGAAAGTTTAAGTATCTTCCTCTTAATGGTGTGTTTTTTGATCGAACTGAAGCTGTTGTTTGTGCCAGCACCTTGGTTTCGATCCAGGGAGACAAACAAACTCAGTAG
- the LOC117632535 gene encoding probable protein phosphatase 2C 5 isoform X2, whose protein sequence is MDFNVRSSLLDPSVTICVSSVHSKIFDGHNGISAAIFAKENLLANVLSAIPQGISRDEWLHALPRALVAGFVKTDIEFQQKGETSGTTVTFVVIDGWTVTVASVGDSRCILDTQGGVVSLLTVDHRLEENEEERARVTASGGEVGRLNVFGGSEVGPLRCWPGGLCLSRSIGDTDVGEFIVPIPHVKQVKLSNAGGRLIIASDGIWDALSSDLAAKSCRGLPAELAAKLVVKEALRSRGLKDDTTCLVVDIIPSDHPVLPPTPMKKQNILASLIFGKKTRNSVNKRNKLSSVGVVEELFEEGSAMLAERLGKDSTLDANSGLFRCAVCQVDQPPVEGLSVNSGPFFSPASKPWEGLFLCAKCRNKKDAMEGKRLSTPTVVL, encoded by the exons ATGGACTTCAATGTCAGGTCCTCCCTGCTAGATCCGTCTGTCACTATCTGTGTTTCATCTGTGCATTCTAAG ATATTTGACGGGCATAATGGTATATCAGCTGCTATTTTTGCAAAGGAGAATTTATTGGCTAATGTTTTGAGTGCCATTCCTCAAGGAATCAGTAGGGATGAATGGCTTCATGCCCTTCCTCGGGCGCTGGTTGCAGGTTTTGTGAAAACTGATATAGAATTTCAGCAGAAAG GGGAAACTTCTGGTACAACTGTGACATTTGTTGTGATTGACGGTTGGACTGTGACTGTCGCATCTGTTGGAGATTCTAGATGCATATTGGACACCCAGGGTGGCGTTGTTTCACTCTTGACTGTTGATCACAGGctggaagaaaatgaagaagagagGGCGCGTGTCACTGCCAGTGGTGGTGAAGTAGGGAGGCTCAATGTTTTCGGGGGCAGTGAG GTTGGTCCCCTCCGCTGCTGGCCTGGTGGATTATGCCTTTCTAGGTCAATTGGTGACACAGATGTGGGAGAATTCATTGTTCCAATACCCCATGTCAAGCAAGTGAAG CTTTCAAATGCTGGTGGAAGACTTATAATAGCTTCTGATGGCATCTGGGATGCTTTGTCTTCTGATTTGGCTGCCAAGTCTTGTCGGGGATTGCCTGCAGAGCTTGCTGCAAAGCTGGTCGTTAAG GAGGCTCTGAGGTCAAGGGGTCTCAAGGATGATACAACCTGCCTAGTTGTTGACATAATCCCTTCAGACCACCCTGTCTTGCCTCCAACGCCaatgaagaaacaaaacatCCTTGCTTCGCTTATCTTTGGGAAGAAAACTCGGAATTCTGTGAACAAAAGAAATAAGCTTTCTTCTGTTGGAGTTGTGGAGGAGTTGTTTGAAGAAGGTTCAGCAATGCTCGCTGAAAG GTTGGGTAAGGATTCTACTCTGGATGCAAATTCTGGTCTTTTCCGATGTGCAGTCTGCCAAGTGGATCAGCCTCCAGTAGAAGGTTTATCAGTAAATTCTGGGCCTTTTTTCTCTCCAGCATCAAAGCCATGGGAAGGTCTCTTTCTTTGTGCCAAGTGTCGGAACAAGAAAGACGCCATGGAAGGAAAAAGACTGAGCACGCCCACAGTGGTCTTGTAG